Proteins from a single region of Bacteroidota bacterium:
- a CDS encoding DUF3108 domain-containing protein, which yields MISRRVSIFISLLLCTSFLFSQDFRTINQSAFKRGESLQYKVYWDTWMVNVRAGIATITITKERKKFNDRSTFHIIGTGRSTGMLDLFHKVRDRFESYIDEEALIPWFFIRRTKEGSYVRNDDVVFKHQYREAISRYSTKSIPENVQDIVSAFYYARTFDFANVSPGDVFPFDFYLDDSVYVSKVVFEGRDTVKIDIGTFACLKFKPMVLVGDVFKEPYPMTLWVTDDRNMVPVLAQSAIIVGTVKVELIAFEGLSNPLTSKIY from the coding sequence ATGATCTCCAGGAGAGTCTCTATATTTATAAGCCTTCTTCTCTGTACGTCCTTCCTTTTTTCCCAGGATTTCCGAACGATTAACCAATCTGCATTTAAACGTGGGGAATCCCTTCAGTATAAGGTGTACTGGGATACATGGATGGTTAATGTAAGAGCCGGGATTGCCACGATCACAATTACAAAGGAACGTAAGAAATTCAATGACCGGAGTACATTTCATATCATTGGTACTGGCAGATCAACAGGTATGCTTGATCTTTTCCATAAGGTCAGAGACAGGTTTGAATCATATATTGATGAAGAAGCTCTCATTCCATGGTTTTTTATACGGCGGACCAAAGAGGGTAGTTATGTCAGGAATGATGATGTTGTGTTCAAACATCAGTATAGGGAGGCTATCAGCCGTTACAGTACCAAATCCATTCCCGAGAATGTGCAGGATATTGTATCCGCTTTCTATTATGCCCGTACATTTGATTTTGCCAATGTTAGTCCCGGGGATGTTTTCCCATTTGATTTTTATCTCGATGATTCGGTTTATGTATCGAAGGTTGTTTTTGAAGGCAGAGATACTGTCAAAATTGACATTGGTACCTTTGCCTGCCTGAAATTCAAACCTATGGTTCTTGTTGGGGATGTGTTCAAAGAACCATACCCGATGACCCTTTGGGTGACGGACGATAGAAATATGGTTCCAGTCCTCGCTCAATCGGCAATCATAGTCGGAACTGTTAAAGTTGAGCTCATTGCTTTCGAGGGTCTGTCGAATCCGCTGACCTCAAAAATCTATTAA
- the leuS gene encoding leucine--tRNA ligase: MEYNFSEIEKRWQKFWSENKTFKADIDYSKPKYYVLDMFPYPSGAGLHVGHPLGYIASDIYSRYQRLRGYNVLHPMGYDAYGLPAEQYAIQTGTHPAVTTENNIARFREQLDNIGFSFDWDREVRTCDPFYYKWTQWTFIQLFKSWYNIKTDKAESIGTLIAEFESNGNGNVDAVCDRTKKFTASEWKAMDERGQQEILMNYRLAYLSETFVNWCPALGTVLANDEVKDGFSERGGLPVERKLMKQWFLRITAYAQRLLEGLDAIDWSDSLKEVQRNWIGRSEGAAVYFRIKDFDDILEVFTTRPDTLWGATFMVLAPEHDLVEKITAPNRRKTVMDYVSWARNRSERDRQAEVKNITGVFTGAYGINPVNGESIPIWVADYVLAGYGTGAIMAVPAHDSRDFVFARYFKLPIIQVILRPGEVPVDPQTWEESFDAKIGTMINSGFITSMPVQEAIKATTKWLEENGLGYGTVNYRIRDAIFSRQRYWGEPFPIYYKNGIPYPLDEGELPLELPEVSKYLPTETGEPPLARAKNWNTKEGYPLETNTMPGFAGSSGYYLRYMDPKNDHEYFSKEANNYWQDVDLYIGGDEHGTGHLIYSRFWNKFLYDIGLSCKEEPFKKLINQGKIQGRSNFIYRIKGTNTFVSYNIKEQYDTVAQHVDIDIVDNDVLDIDAFRKWQRDFADAEFILEDGKYICGWEIEKMSKSKHNVQNPDALIEKYGADTLRLYEMFLGPLEYHKPWDTKGIEGVFRFMKKLWRLYHDENNVFSVSLTEPAQEELKILHKAIKKVEEDICRFSFNTVVSTYMICVNDLSDLKCNKRAILEPLTVILSPYGPHVAEELWQLLGYKESISFASYPSYDEEYLKENTFTYAVSFNGKLRFTLDLPVTMPKEEIEMTVLSANQAQKWLEGRAPKRVIIVPGKIINVVV; this comes from the coding sequence ATGGAATATAATTTTTCGGAAATCGAGAAGAGATGGCAGAAATTCTGGAGTGAGAATAAAACCTTTAAGGCGGATATAGATTATTCCAAGCCTAAATATTATGTGCTGGATATGTTTCCCTATCCATCGGGTGCTGGATTGCATGTCGGTCATCCACTTGGATATATTGCCTCGGATATATATTCGCGTTACCAGCGGCTCAGAGGATATAACGTTCTTCATCCTATGGGTTATGATGCTTACGGTTTGCCGGCTGAACAGTATGCTATTCAAACTGGTACGCATCCTGCTGTGACTACTGAAAACAATATCGCCCGTTTTAGGGAGCAGCTTGATAATATTGGCTTTTCGTTCGACTGGGACAGGGAAGTCCGGACCTGTGATCCTTTTTATTACAAATGGACTCAATGGACCTTCATTCAGCTTTTTAAATCATGGTATAATATTAAAACTGATAAAGCTGAATCTATTGGTACTCTTATTGCTGAATTTGAAAGCAATGGTAACGGGAATGTTGATGCGGTGTGCGACAGAACAAAAAAGTTCACTGCTTCTGAATGGAAGGCTATGGATGAAAGAGGACAGCAGGAGATACTTATGAATTATCGGTTGGCCTATCTTTCAGAAACTTTTGTCAACTGGTGCCCGGCACTTGGGACAGTATTAGCCAATGATGAAGTGAAAGACGGATTCTCTGAAAGAGGAGGACTTCCTGTTGAACGAAAGCTGATGAAACAATGGTTTCTGAGGATTACCGCCTATGCCCAGCGATTACTTGAAGGCCTGGATGCCATCGATTGGTCTGATTCCCTTAAGGAGGTGCAGCGCAACTGGATCGGACGTTCCGAAGGTGCTGCAGTGTATTTTCGGATAAAGGATTTTGATGATATATTGGAGGTCTTCACCACCCGACCGGATACCCTCTGGGGGGCAACCTTTATGGTTCTTGCTCCGGAGCATGACCTTGTGGAAAAAATCACTGCTCCCAACCGCCGTAAAACTGTCATGGATTATGTATCATGGGCCAGAAATCGCTCTGAAAGAGACCGCCAGGCTGAAGTTAAAAATATCACTGGTGTGTTTACCGGCGCCTATGGTATAAACCCGGTGAACGGTGAGTCTATTCCGATATGGGTAGCCGATTATGTCCTTGCAGGCTATGGCACAGGCGCCATTATGGCTGTGCCTGCTCATGACAGCCGCGATTTTGTTTTTGCCAGATATTTTAAGCTGCCTATCATCCAGGTCATTCTGCGTCCCGGCGAAGTGCCTGTTGACCCACAGACCTGGGAGGAATCATTTGATGCCAAAATTGGCACCATGATCAATTCGGGTTTTATCACCAGTATGCCTGTACAGGAAGCCATTAAGGCAACAACAAAATGGCTCGAGGAAAACGGGCTGGGTTATGGAACGGTGAATTACCGCATCAGAGATGCTATCTTCAGCCGTCAGAGATATTGGGGTGAGCCGTTTCCAATATATTATAAAAATGGAATCCCTTATCCTCTGGATGAAGGCGAGCTACCGCTTGAACTGCCTGAAGTGAGTAAATACCTGCCAACAGAGACTGGCGAACCGCCACTGGCAAGAGCTAAAAACTGGAACACAAAAGAAGGATACCCGCTCGAAACCAACACTATGCCAGGCTTTGCTGGATCCAGTGGGTACTATCTCAGGTATATGGACCCGAAGAACGACCACGAATATTTCTCAAAGGAAGCCAACAATTACTGGCAGGACGTCGACCTGTACATCGGAGGTGATGAGCATGGCACAGGACACCTGATCTATTCCAGGTTCTGGAATAAGTTCCTTTATGATATTGGGCTTTCCTGCAAGGAAGAACCGTTTAAGAAACTAATCAACCAGGGCAAGATACAGGGACGGTCGAACTTCATTTACCGGATCAAGGGAACAAACACCTTTGTTTCTTATAACATTAAGGAACAGTATGATACTGTTGCACAGCATGTTGATATCGACATCGTCGACAACGATGTACTGGATATTGACGCTTTTCGCAAATGGCAACGTGACTTTGCTGATGCTGAATTCATCCTTGAAGATGGAAAATACATCTGCGGATGGGAAATCGAGAAAATGTCAAAGTCAAAACATAATGTCCAGAACCCTGATGCCCTGATCGAGAAATACGGGGCTGATACATTAAGGCTTTATGAAATGTTCCTCGGCCCCCTGGAATACCATAAACCTTGGGATACAAAGGGTATTGAGGGAGTGTTCAGATTTATGAAGAAGTTATGGCGCCTTTACCATGATGAAAACAATGTATTTTCTGTTTCCCTCACTGAACCGGCACAGGAGGAACTTAAGATCCTACACAAGGCGATTAAAAAAGTGGAAGAAGATATTTGCCGGTTCTCATTCAATACGGTGGTCAGCACATATATGATCTGTGTTAACGACTTGTCGGATCTGAAATGTAACAAGAGGGCTATCCTTGAGCCACTAACTGTCATTCTATCTCCCTATGGGCCCCACGTTGCCGAAGAGTTGTGGCAATTGCTTGGTTATAAGGAAAGTATTTCATTTGCAAGCTATCCCTCCTATGATGAAGAATATCTCAAGGAAAACACCTTCACGTATGCGGTTTCCTTTAATGGTAAGTTGCGTTTCACTTTGGATTTGCCGGTCACCATGCCAAAGGAAGAAATCGAAATGACTGTCCTGTCAGCAAATCAGGCTCAGAAGTGGCTGGAGGGCAGAGCGCCTAAGAGGGTGATTATTGTGCCAGGGAAAATTATAAATGTGGTGGTGTAA
- a CDS encoding permease-like cell division protein FtsX, translating to MVFNEEKYNQRRLKTSYLTTIVSISLVLFMLGLLGLIILHAKKLADYVKENISLSVIINENIKDAKILEFQKRLDISPFVKSTEYITKERAATELKRELGEDFISFLGYNPLLPSIDVHLKADYTNNDSIKKIEQQLIADNIVKEVFYQKSLVDLVNENVKKISYVILGFSTLLIIIAIALINNTIRLSVYSRRFLIRSMQLVGATQSFIRKPFVVLGIIQGLIGSMVAILLLIGVLYISQKQLPELIELQDINLFLTLFGLVVVLGILFSWLSTYFAVMKYLRISTDKLYL from the coding sequence ATGGTTTTTAACGAAGAAAAATATAACCAGCGTCGCCTCAAGACGTCATATCTTACAACTATTGTAAGCATTTCGCTGGTGTTATTCATGCTGGGGCTGCTTGGCCTTATTATTCTTCATGCCAAAAAGTTAGCTGATTATGTAAAAGAAAACATCAGCCTGTCAGTCATCATAAATGAAAATATTAAAGATGCAAAAATCCTTGAGTTTCAGAAAAGACTTGACATCTCACCCTTTGTGAAAAGTACTGAATATATTACCAAAGAGAGAGCAGCGACCGAACTGAAACGTGAACTCGGCGAAGATTTCATTTCCTTCCTGGGTTATAATCCCTTGCTTCCTTCCATTGATGTGCATCTTAAAGCGGATTATACAAATAATGACAGTATAAAAAAAATCGAGCAACAACTAATTGCTGATAATATTGTCAAAGAGGTGTTCTATCAGAAATCACTGGTTGATCTTGTGAATGAAAATGTGAAGAAAATCAGCTATGTGATCCTTGGTTTCAGCACACTGTTAATCATCATAGCTATTGCACTGATCAATAATACTATCCGGTTATCGGTATATTCGCGGCGATTTCTGATCCGAAGCATGCAACTTGTCGGGGCTACCCAAAGTTTTATCAGGAAGCCCTTTGTCGTGCTTGGTATCATACAGGGATTGATCGGATCGATGGTGGCAATTTTATTACTGATAGGGGTCTTGTATATTTCGCAAAAACAATTACCTGAACTGATAGAACTTCAGGATATCAATTTATTTTTAACTTTGTTCGGCCTGGTCGTTGTTTTGGGGATTCTTTTTTCATGGTTATCGACCTATTTTGCGGTCATGAAATACCTTAG